A window of the Helianthus annuus cultivar XRQ/B chromosome 4, HanXRQr2.0-SUNRISE, whole genome shotgun sequence genome harbors these coding sequences:
- the LOC110875585 gene encoding uncharacterized protein LOC110875585 → MTNEKIDLSRARLKAAQDRQKAYADKRRRPIEFQVGDYVLLKVSPWKGITRFRKRGKLGPRHIGPFKIVARVGKVAYRLELLSTLDGIHNTFPVSQLRKCLADETAFVPLDDIELDKGLNYVERPIAIKDVKVKNLRNKAVRQVLVQWQHQKGSEIKWEAEDEMRKHYPFSLRYVNN, encoded by the coding sequence ATGACCAACGAAAAGATCGATCTTTCTAGAGCACGACTGAAAGCAGCTCAAGATCGGCAAAAAGCCTATGCGGACAAGAGAAGACGTCCTatcgagtttcaagttggagattatGTTTTACTGAAAGTATCTCCATGGAAGGGCATAACCCGTTTTCGTAAACGGGGTAAATTGGGTCCTCGTCAtattggaccatttaagattgtagCCCGAGTCGGGAAGGTTGCTTATCGCTTAGAATTGTTGTCTACTCTAGACGGGATTCACAATACTTTTCCTGTATCACAATTGAGAAAGTGCCTTGCGGATGAAACGGCGTTCGTGCCTCTTGACGACATTGAATTGGATAAGGGATTAAACTATGTTGAAAGACCGATAGCCATTAAAGATGTTAAAGTAAAGAACCTTCGTAATAAAGCCGTTAGACAAGTCCTTGTACAATGGCAACATCAGAAAGGATCGGAAATTAAATGGGAAGCGGAAGATGAAATGCGAAAGCACTACCCCTTTTCTCTTCGGTACGTAAATAATTAA